The Ammospiza nelsoni isolate bAmmNel1 chromosome 27, bAmmNel1.pri, whole genome shotgun sequence DNA segment ggctggactttgatcctacacaggagatgacacctgtttgaggactgggaggaattcactgggtgtatggtgaagggataagttaattagagtgtgaaacacagggtttaggattttggtacaggggggtctaaagaagtaagatggaggaattggggcgtgtcctgttcttcttcttcttcttcttcttggcctccatcttctgtggtgatggtggcactttgggattggttattactaaaagtgcaccggttaataagggtagaaggtattggggaaaaatgataaatattgtacacgtaacttcgggtataaagataagtgaccgcccacGGGGGCTTgcagagtgtgcccatggctgacatgctgtgcagacctctatcgggctgaaagaaaatcttttagataaacaattaataaacaccgagaccgagacaagatcagaagtctctcctcgtcctttgaagcgccgggctcttcaaggccatccctgggcctttccaggccacctaaacagcacagaaaacttacaagtggcgtccctgagcCACACcggtcataaatcagcaaagagaaacatgaaaatctaCAGGGTTGGAGCCTCGTGTGGCTCtcacagcagctggcagagcctgctagaccctgcctgcctctgcagAGCAAATATCCCGCTCACAGCCCTCTCTGAACCCCCTCTAGCTGACATCAAGGGTCACTCTCAATGAATACGTGCagcccatccctctgcccaggaCTGGCAGTGACCTCCCCACGGGCACCAAGTGCATGATTGCAGGCTGGGGTCTGATCGACGAGGACAGGCCCACCAGCAAGCTCTTTGAGACCCAGGTGTCCATCTACAGCCGCAGGAAATGCAGCCTCTTCTACCCACACCTGAATTCTGGCATGATGTGTGCTGGCAGCTTCCACCAGCTGAGGGATTCCAGCCAGGTAAGGGAGGCCACAGGGGATGttctgggagctggggcaggtgaCAAATGTTTGAGCACAGGGTTTGGCTCTCTGGATGTGCTGGCACCAGCCACAGGGGTAGAGCTCAGCCCAGTTGGGAAATGGGGCAggaatggagccccagggcagggagggagcaaaTCTGTTACcacaggcaagaaaaaaaaaaaatctgttgtctCTAAAATGAACTTTATCTCTCCCCAGGGAGATTCTGGTGGGCCCCTGGTGTGCAATAAGGTGGCACAAGGAATTGTTTCCTTTGGCTATGATTCCCCACCCGGGGTCTACGCCCGCATCTCCAACTACCTGCCCTGGATCAGGAAAGTCATGAATAAGTAATGGCAGTCAGTGGGAGCatttctccagctctgctgtgccctggacACTGCAAATCTtccttcctgcccctgctgAAGGCTCAACTCCCTGCTGTCTCCTCAGGAACCCAAATTACTTGCTCAGGGCACCTTCACTGGGTTCTGGGgctgctgtctgtccctgtctgcctgtctgtcccccctggcaggggcagagATGGCCCCAGATGGCACAAAAAGAGGCTGTGCCACAAGAAACCCCACTTCCTTCAGAGATAACCCTGTTCCTGCTTGAACCCTGCTTGCACTTCGAGTAAACTCAAAGCTGCCCCTCCCAGCATGTGTTGTGTGTTTTTTGTGGCCTTGCCACAGAGAGAAGTGTTTAAATTGCATGTTTAatgtttaaatgtttaaatCACATGTTTAATGTTTAAATCACATTTAACAGGAGggaggctctggctgctgcaccTGAGAGGTGCAGAAATCACAGCTCTGCATCCTCAATCTGTGGCAGAATC contains these protein-coding regions:
- the LOC132084589 gene encoding mast cell protease 1A-like translates to MCQLWTVPALFLLLCCPWASASALQGEIVGGHEARPHSHPYMAYLKIVEHGYCGGFLVAPDWVMSAAHCLGNTTVILGAHDIFEPEKSQQVRGVLKYHEHPEYNPITNANDIMLLQLTSRVTLNEYVQPIPLPRTGSDLPTGTKCMIAGWGLIDEDRPTSKLFETQVSIYSRRKCSLFYPHLNSGMMCAGSFHQLRDSSQGDSGGPLVCNKVAQGIVSFGYDSPPGVYARISNYLPWIRKVMNK